In Candidatus Edwardsbacteria bacterium, the following are encoded in one genomic region:
- the mtgA gene encoding monofunctional biosynthetic peptidoglycan transglycosylase has protein sequence MSKKENPKIKFIIILAAATIFYFAGSVVLDLIHLPAIDNLAKKNPAKTALMEQRVKEARTKKKPYRISQSYIPYNSISPYLKKAVLVAEDAAFFSHQGIDYDELREAIKTDWKKKRWARGGSTITMQLAKNLYLSTSKSLTRKISEVFLAGRMEEKLSKARIFALYLNYIEWGNGIFGCQAASWIYFDCSASKLDPEQAIRLASIIVNPRKYGPFTDTKRMKTRRNWIAQKMLQYGHLTQEEFDGLSF, from the coding sequence ATGAGCAAAAAGGAAAACCCCAAAATAAAATTCATCATCATATTGGCGGCGGCGACGATCTTTTATTTCGCCGGGTCCGTCGTTCTTGATCTGATACACCTGCCGGCCATTGACAACCTGGCAAAGAAGAATCCCGCCAAGACCGCTTTGATGGAGCAAAGAGTTAAAGAGGCCCGGACCAAGAAAAAACCGTACCGGATCAGCCAGTCATACATTCCTTACAATTCCATATCGCCCTATCTTAAAAAGGCGGTGCTGGTGGCCGAGGATGCGGCTTTCTTCTCCCATCAGGGCATAGACTATGACGAGTTGAGGGAGGCCATCAAAACAGACTGGAAAAAGAAACGGTGGGCCAGGGGCGGCTCCACCATCACCATGCAATTAGCCAAGAACCTTTATCTTTCAACTTCCAAGAGCCTGACCAGGAAAATATCCGAAGTTTTTCTGGCCGGACGGATGGAGGAAAAACTGAGCAAAGCCAGGATATTTGCGCTTTATCTGAATTACATTGAATGGGGCAACGGAATCTTCGGCTGCCAGGCAGCGTCATGGATTTATTTTGACTGTTCGGCGTCGAAGCTTGATCCCGAACAGGCTATCAGGTTGGCTTCGATCATAGTTAACCCCAGGAAATACGGCCCGTTTACCGACACCAAACGAATGAAAACCCGCCGCAACTGGATCGCTCAAAAGATGCTGCAATACGGGCATCTGACCCAGGAGGAGTTCGACGGTTTGTCTTTTTAG
- a CDS encoding DMT family transporter, translating to MNKSTVNNPLMVLVSVQVIMAGTFLMTKLGLREFSPLALGVLRFGLTALVFAALLGMKKMYFRPDRKDRWTFLWLALFSVPFNQGLFLYGMKYTLAAHGALLYAATPIMVLCLSCIWLKERPSPLKITGIALGFAGVLLVLFEKGIDLSGQTLKGDILIFFAVLTWSVYTILSKKMLQKYRPLQVTGYSLMFGAVLFLPIGLLPILRQDYAAVTWSGLSSILYLALLTSVVGYLTWNWALSKIEASKVAVVSNLQPVFAALLAWIFLGEKITPNFILGAAVVAAGVILTEKG from the coding sequence ATGAATAAATCGACTGTCAATAATCCGCTGATGGTTCTGGTCTCGGTCCAGGTGATCATGGCCGGGACCTTTCTGATGACCAAACTGGGTCTGCGAGAGTTCTCCCCGCTGGCCCTGGGAGTGCTGCGCTTCGGACTGACCGCTCTGGTCTTTGCCGCCCTGCTGGGCATGAAAAAGATGTATTTCAGACCCGATCGTAAAGATCGCTGGACCTTCCTCTGGTTGGCCCTTTTCTCGGTGCCCTTCAACCAGGGTCTTTTCCTTTACGGCATGAAATATACCCTGGCCGCCCACGGAGCCCTGCTTTACGCCGCCACCCCTATCATGGTATTGTGCCTGTCCTGCATCTGGCTAAAAGAAAGACCTTCGCCATTAAAGATAACCGGCATCGCCCTGGGATTTGCCGGAGTGTTGCTGGTGCTGTTCGAAAAGGGGATAGATCTCTCCGGTCAGACCCTCAAGGGAGACATCCTGATATTTTTTGCCGTCCTTACCTGGTCGGTTTATACCATACTGAGCAAGAAAATGTTGCAAAAATACCGGCCCTTGCAGGTCACGGGGTATTCGCTGATGTTCGGGGCGGTGCTTTTTCTCCCCATCGGTCTTCTGCCGATACTCCGGCAGGATTACGCGGCCGTCACCTGGTCCGGCCTGTCATCGATCCTTTACCTGGCCCTGCTGACATCGGTTGTAGGTTACCTGACCTGGAACTGGGCCTTGTCCAAGATCGAGGCCAGCAAGGTGGCGGTGGTGTCCAACCTTCAGCCGGTGTTTGCCGCCTTATTGGCCTGGATATTTTTAGGAGAGAAGATCACCCCTAATTTCATACTCGGGGCGGCGGTGGTGGCCGCCGGGGTGATACTGACCGAGAAGGGATAA
- a CDS encoding transglutaminase-like domain-containing protein: MNNNNIERLIKEGRIYASKNDFNGAKNKFSQVAELFALAKDSKKQNWALAAAAYMSILNKDIAEGLSLFNKAAKLGYTDLEKLDDLSNLKYKGRGLKELNTFQHIYKLVYNNASTIGIVKYQSQNIEPWQWMKYCDTRNLVRLKKKLPHFKSTKEFDFFKECLAWVNKCFAHDAVNKPSNSNPITILKEADDKRGFTCQEFSILLAAVMQAQGYPARVIAILKNNYGYGTGKGHWVIEVWSDDFDKWILLDPQNNCYWMAGKEVLNASEIREYVLKGKTQQVNPYINGRKAVSLKSWLEYFSVVWIYNNQNFFANWDTLGETEETSDRPHLLFQDKPRGYFKHHQGMDYLYPSMNKISYKLKYHNKKLSFVLSNSCPFFKKYEISRNNGPWSECKSEFVGHLTKGSNIFTFRVRDIFNRKTKNVVLAINKYK; the protein is encoded by the coding sequence GTGAACAATAATAATATAGAGCGCTTGATAAAAGAGGGCAGAATCTATGCCTCAAAGAATGATTTTAATGGCGCTAAAAACAAATTTAGCCAAGTAGCAGAATTATTTGCCTTGGCAAAAGATTCAAAAAAACAAAATTGGGCGTTAGCTGCTGCCGCATATATGTCAATTTTAAACAAAGATATTGCAGAAGGACTGTCTTTATTTAACAAAGCTGCTAAATTGGGATATACGGATCTGGAGAAGTTGGATGATTTGTCGAATTTGAAATATAAAGGAAGAGGTTTAAAAGAATTAAATACTTTTCAGCATATATACAAGCTTGTTTATAATAATGCCAGTACAATAGGGATTGTTAAATACCAAAGCCAGAATATTGAACCTTGGCAGTGGATGAAATATTGTGACACAAGAAATCTGGTTCGTTTGAAAAAGAAACTACCACATTTCAAATCCACCAAGGAATTTGATTTCTTCAAAGAATGTCTTGCCTGGGTAAATAAATGTTTTGCTCACGATGCGGTTAATAAACCCAGCAATTCAAACCCCATTACAATACTTAAGGAGGCAGATGATAAAAGAGGGTTTACTTGTCAGGAATTTTCGATTCTCCTGGCTGCTGTCATGCAGGCACAGGGCTATCCGGCCAGGGTCATTGCTATTTTAAAAAATAATTACGGTTACGGAACAGGAAAGGGGCATTGGGTAATAGAAGTATGGAGCGATGATTTTGATAAATGGATATTATTGGATCCCCAGAACAATTGTTATTGGATGGCGGGGAAAGAGGTTTTAAATGCCTCTGAAATACGTGAATATGTTTTGAAAGGGAAAACGCAACAGGTAAATCCATATATTAATGGCCGGAAAGCTGTATCCCTAAAAAGTTGGCTGGAATACTTTAGTGTGGTCTGGATATATAACAATCAGAATTTCTTTGCCAATTGGGATACTCTGGGAGAAACAGAAGAAACAAGTGATCGACCGCATTTGTTGTTCCAGGATAAACCGCGAGGATATTTTAAGCATCATCAGGGGATGGATTACCTTTATCCAAGTATGAATAAAATCAGTTATAAATTAAAATATCATAATAAAAAGCTTTCGTTTGTGCTATCTAATTCTTGCCCGTTTTTCAAGAAATATGAAATAAGTCGCAATAACGGGCCATGGTCTGAATGCAAATCTGAATTTGTAGGACATTTAACAAAAGGCAGTAATATTTTTACTTTCAGAGTACGCGATATTTTTAACCGTAAAACAAAAAATGTGGTTCTGGCAATAAATAAATACAAATGA
- a CDS encoding GAF domain-containing protein, with translation MKHLRNYSKMAEAAGLAAKDLGSAEQKMETVTNILWEGLKEKGLAWVGFYKITDDKKEMLLACRQPKPACSPIGLHGVCGKAWKERKAQVVADVHALGGEHIVCDPNNLSEVVVPVLEKDGECLYVLDLDSGELGSFSEEDVKGLEMVLKGAGL, from the coding sequence ATGAAACACCTTCGGAACTATTCAAAAATGGCCGAAGCCGCCGGGTTGGCGGCAAAGGACCTGGGATCGGCGGAACAAAAGATGGAAACGGTCACCAATATTTTATGGGAGGGATTGAAAGAAAAGGGCCTGGCCTGGGTGGGGTTCTATAAGATCACCGACGATAAGAAGGAAATGCTGCTGGCCTGCCGCCAGCCCAAACCGGCCTGTTCTCCCATCGGACTGCACGGGGTTTGCGGCAAGGCCTGGAAGGAAAGAAAGGCCCAGGTGGTGGCCGACGTTCATGCTTTGGGCGGAGAACATATCGTCTGCGACCCCAACAACCTTTCCGAAGTGGTGGTGCCGGTATTGGAAAAGGACGGGGAGTGTCTCTATGTGCTGGACCTGGACAGCGGAGAGCTGGGTTCTTTCAGCGAGGAAGATGTGAAAGGGTTGGAAATGGTGCTTAAAGGTGCCGGTTTATAG
- a CDS encoding permease, producing the protein MKERNKLLTLIGLFLAAYFIPWSNPRMQASIMEAFLMTQDYAQKHVILCLVPAFFIAGAIANFISQGSVIRYLGAGAKKMVAYTVASVSGTILAVCSCTVLPLFAGIYSKGAGIGPATAFLYSGPAINVLAIILTARILGLEMGIARAVGAVVFSVIIGLLMHFIFRKEEARRHENGGFVETGETPAARPLWQTVIYFAVMVGILIFANWAPGASVSFWTVIFQVKWYITGALLISLAFILWKWFSRDELTMWKDSTWIFAKQIFPLLLGGVMVAGFLLGRPGQQALIPNEWVVRLVGGNSLFANFFASIAGAFMYFATLTEVPILQGLMGSGMGKGPALALLLAGPALSLPSMLVIRSIMGTKKTMVYIILVVIMSTITGLIYGWLF; encoded by the coding sequence ATGAAAGAGCGCAATAAACTTTTAACCTTGATTGGTCTTTTCCTGGCCGCCTATTTTATTCCCTGGAGCAATCCCCGGATGCAGGCTTCCATTATGGAGGCTTTCTTAATGACACAGGACTACGCCCAGAAACACGTTATCCTGTGTTTGGTGCCGGCCTTTTTCATTGCCGGAGCCATCGCCAATTTCATCAGCCAGGGCTCGGTGATCCGCTATCTGGGCGCAGGTGCCAAAAAGATGGTCGCCTATACCGTGGCTTCGGTTTCGGGAACGATCCTGGCAGTTTGCTCTTGCACCGTGCTGCCGCTGTTCGCCGGCATCTATTCCAAGGGGGCGGGCATCGGGCCGGCCACGGCCTTTTTGTATTCCGGCCCGGCCATCAATGTGCTGGCCATTATTTTAACTGCAAGAATTCTAGGTCTGGAGATGGGCATCGCCCGGGCGGTGGGGGCCGTTGTGTTCTCGGTGATCATAGGTCTTTTGATGCATTTTATTTTCCGTAAAGAGGAGGCCCGGCGCCACGAGAACGGCGGTTTCGTTGAAACCGGTGAAACCCCTGCCGCCAGACCGCTTTGGCAGACAGTAATATATTTTGCCGTTATGGTTGGCATTTTGATATTTGCCAACTGGGCGCCGGGAGCGTCGGTTTCTTTCTGGACTGTCATCTTTCAGGTAAAATGGTATATAACCGGCGCGCTGTTGATCTCCTTGGCGTTCATTCTTTGGAAATGGTTTTCCCGCGACGAGCTGACGATGTGGAAGGACAGCACCTGGATTTTTGCCAAACAGATATTTCCGCTGCTTTTGGGCGGGGTGATGGTGGCCGGATTCCTGTTGGGACGGCCCGGCCAGCAGGCTCTTATCCCGAATGAATGGGTCGTCCGACTGGTGGGCGGCAACAGCCTGTTTGCCAACTTTTTCGCCTCCATCGCCGGAGCTTTTATGTATTTTGCCACTCTCACCGAAGTTCCCATTTTGCAGGGACTGATGGGGTCGGGCATGGGAAAAGGACCGGCATTGGCATTGCTTCTGGCCGGCCCGGCATTGAGCCTGCCTTCGATGCTGGTAATTCGCAGTATTATGGGGACTAAAAAAACCATGGTTTACATAATCCTGGTCGTCATCATGTCCACCATCACCGGCCTGATCTATGGCTGGTTGTTCTGA
- a CDS encoding cytochrome c biogenesis protein CcdA: MMEQLFINLSHAVEGAPLIALAASFLWGILSIILSPCHLASIPLIVGFVDEQGRISTKRAFAISLLFGVGILLTIGVIGVITAALGRMMGDIGRWGNYFVAVIFFLVGLHLIGLIPMPWAGANASGYKRKGLLAAFVLGLIFGIALGPCTFAYMAPMLAVTFRTASTNPLYGAGLLLAYGIGHCLVLVLAGTFTEIIQHYLNWTEKSKGTAIVKIVCGVLVILGGVYMIITAR, encoded by the coding sequence ATAATGGAACAGCTCTTCATTAATTTATCCCACGCCGTTGAGGGCGCTCCGCTGATCGCCCTGGCGGCCTCGTTTTTATGGGGCATCCTCAGCATCATCCTCAGCCCCTGCCATCTGGCCAGCATCCCGCTGATCGTGGGCTTTGTGGATGAGCAGGGCCGGATCTCCACCAAGCGGGCATTCGCAATCTCCCTGCTGTTCGGGGTCGGAATATTACTTACCATCGGAGTCATCGGCGTAATCACCGCGGCCCTGGGACGGATGATGGGCGATATCGGCCGCTGGGGCAATTATTTTGTAGCGGTCATCTTCTTTTTGGTCGGTCTGCACCTGATCGGCCTGATCCCCATGCCCTGGGCCGGGGCTAATGCCTCGGGATACAAGCGGAAAGGTTTACTGGCTGCTTTTGTTCTGGGGTTGATATTCGGAATTGCCTTGGGGCCATGCACTTTTGCCTATATGGCCCCGATGCTGGCGGTCACCTTCCGCACGGCGTCCACCAATCCTCTTTACGGAGCAGGTCTTTTATTGGCTTATGGCATCGGGCACTGCTTGGTGCTGGTGCTGGCCGGGACTTTTACCGAGATCATCCAGCATTATCTGAATTGGACGGAAAAGTCAAAAGGTACGGCCATCGTCAAGATCGTCTGCGGCGTTTTGGTGATCCTGGGCGGGGTGTATATGATTATCACGGCAAGATAG
- a CDS encoding thioredoxin family protein has translation MGAKPAPQTKDTLAVKTQAKTSAVPAINKTPEAKADSAKPKTVKIPKLVDLGASKCIPCKMMAPILEELEKEYKGKMDVVFIDVWKNPDEGSKYKVRVIPTQIFYSPEGKELFRHEGFYSKEDILAKWKELGYQLKK, from the coding sequence ATGGGAGCTAAACCGGCACCCCAAACCAAGGACACGCTTGCCGTGAAAACGCAGGCAAAAACCAGTGCCGTACCGGCCATCAATAAAACACCGGAGGCCAAAGCGGACAGCGCCAAACCAAAGACCGTCAAAATACCCAAGCTGGTGGATCTGGGCGCCAGTAAATGCATCCCCTGTAAAATGATGGCGCCGATCCTGGAGGAACTGGAAAAGGAATACAAGGGCAAGATGGATGTGGTATTCATCGATGTCTGGAAAAATCCGGATGAAGGAAGCAAATATAAAGTAAGAGTGATACCCACTCAGATATTTTACAGCCCGGAGGGCAAGGAACTGTTCCGGCACGAGGGCTTTTATTCCAAAGAGGATATCCTGGCCAAATGGAAAGAGCTGGGCTACCAGCTTAAGAAATAA
- a CDS encoding TM0996/MTH895 family glutaredoxin-like protein, with product MKIQILGSGCPKCKTLNANAEKAVQELGIAAEIVKVTDIKEIMAFGVMLTPALAIDGVVKSTGHLLSPEQIKKLISD from the coding sequence ATGAAGATCCAGATACTGGGCAGCGGATGCCCCAAGTGCAAAACGCTAAATGCCAACGCCGAGAAGGCTGTTCAAGAACTGGGCATAGCCGCCGAGATAGTAAAAGTAACCGACATCAAGGAGATCATGGCATTCGGGGTGATGCTGACACCGGCCCTGGCCATAGACGGAGTGGTAAAATCCACCGGACACCTGCTATCGCCGGAGCAGATAAAGAAGCTGATATCCGATTAA
- a CDS encoding cation diffusion facilitator family transporter, with product MSHNHDHHHHRQAGQKGLFITLILTGLVMLAEFLGGWLSGSLALLSDAGHMLTDVLAIALSLLAMRFALQPATEKKTYGFFRLEILAALINGITLILLSGYIFYEAWQRFSSPIEIKSGLMIIVAVIGLLANLAGFFILKSSSKHSLNVRGAFLHIIGDLLSSVAVVIGGLLIRFTGFYLIDPILSIIIGLVILKGAYGLVKESVDILLEAAPAGIESREIEKVLAGIKGVKALHHLHVWSLSSGIHALSAHVQIDDQMTSQSDALLKEIQELLEHKFGILHTTIQFECTECNGVNCHITETQNRCGQ from the coding sequence ATGTCACATAATCATGATCACCATCATCACCGCCAGGCCGGGCAGAAGGGCCTGTTCATCACCCTGATCCTAACAGGCCTGGTGATGCTGGCGGAATTCCTGGGCGGATGGCTGTCCGGCAGTCTGGCCCTGCTCTCCGATGCCGGGCACATGTTAACCGACGTGCTGGCCATTGCGTTAAGCCTGTTGGCTATGCGCTTTGCCCTGCAGCCGGCCACCGAGAAAAAGACCTACGGCTTCTTCCGCCTGGAGATACTGGCGGCCCTGATAAACGGCATTACCCTGATCCTGCTGTCGGGATACATCTTCTACGAAGCCTGGCAGCGTTTCAGTTCGCCGATCGAGATTAAGAGCGGGTTGATGATCATTGTTGCCGTTATCGGCCTGCTGGCCAATCTGGCGGGATTTTTCATACTCAAGTCCTCCAGCAAACACAGCCTTAACGTGCGCGGGGCTTTTCTTCACATAATCGGCGACCTGCTTTCTTCGGTGGCAGTGGTGATAGGCGGGCTTTTAATAAGGTTCACGGGCTTTTATCTTATCGACCCGATACTCAGCATTATCATCGGGCTGGTGATCTTAAAAGGCGCCTACGGCCTGGTAAAGGAATCGGTGGATATCCTTCTGGAGGCGGCCCCGGCGGGGATTGAGAGCCGGGAAATTGAAAAGGTCCTGGCCGGGATCAAAGGGGTTAAAGCCCTGCACCACCTGCATGTTTGGAGCCTGTCCTCCGGGATCCACGCCTTAAGCGCCCATGTGCAGATAGACGACCAGATGACCAGCCAGAGCGATGCCCTTTTAAAAGAGATCCAGGAACTGCTGGAACATAAGTTCGGAATTCTGCACACCACCATCCAGTTCGAATGCACCGAGTGCAACGGGGTGAACTGCCATATAACGGAAACGCAGAACAGATGCGGTCAATAA
- a CDS encoding 4Fe-4S binding protein produces the protein MLRYLENVVTLEYNPERCKGCGRCVQVCPHAVFRMDEQKAVMIDSNACIECGACRRNCPYGAIQVQPGVGCAQAVLNSKRKNSSSCCSSGDCSCD, from the coding sequence ATGCTGCGATATCTTGAGAACGTCGTAACGCTGGAATACAACCCGGAACGCTGTAAAGGCTGCGGACGTTGCGTCCAGGTCTGTCCACATGCAGTGTTCCGCATGGACGAGCAGAAGGCAGTAATGATCGATAGTAATGCCTGCATCGAATGCGGGGCCTGCCGCCGCAATTGCCCTTACGGCGCAATTCAGGTGCAGCCGGGAGTGGGCTGCGCCCAGGCTGTGCTCAATTCCAAGCGAAAAAACTCATCGTCCTGCTGTTCCTCCGGCGACTGTAGTTGCGATTAA
- a CDS encoding acetyl-CoA synthase subunit gamma, giving the protein MTNCSCNAAQNAKQGEDSCCDPAGKTGIKYKSIRILGKVDSPADAIERITTEWDLSDHLGQALVRLGYHRMSYAVRPGLYAAGRPTADSPVFVSANYKLSFDILRRVLHGLDGWILVLDTKGVNVWCAAGKGTFGTAELIRMIEETGLAKVVGHRELIVPQLGAPGISAHAVEKKTGFSVTYGPVRARDIPTFMKNGRMADPGMRRVRFTLTDRLVVSLLELSQAWLKGFWISVIIWLLFSFGPAGFQLSLGWQRAGFVIAGLWTAILAGTVLTAALLPVLPGRMFSFKGAVAGLLSGVLLVVVSNYFRWFSVYPFPALSLILLMSAISAYLAMNFTGASTFTSLSGVKKEIKHSMPWIIGAIALSAGLQMLCLFRII; this is encoded by the coding sequence ATGACAAACTGTTCCTGTAACGCCGCGCAAAACGCTAAACAGGGTGAAGACAGTTGCTGTGACCCGGCCGGCAAAACCGGCATCAAATACAAATCGATCAGGATACTGGGGAAGGTCGATTCGCCGGCCGATGCCATCGAGCGGATAACGACGGAATGGGATCTTTCCGATCACCTGGGCCAGGCCCTTGTCCGGCTGGGATACCATCGCATGTCATATGCCGTCCGCCCTGGATTGTATGCGGCCGGCCGGCCGACAGCCGATTCCCCGGTGTTTGTTTCGGCGAATTACAAGCTGTCGTTCGACATTTTAAGACGCGTCCTTCACGGGCTCGACGGCTGGATTCTGGTTTTAGACACCAAGGGCGTAAACGTCTGGTGCGCGGCCGGCAAGGGCACTTTCGGGACCGCCGAGTTGATCCGCATGATCGAGGAAACGGGATTGGCGAAGGTGGTCGGCCACCGTGAGCTGATTGTGCCCCAGCTTGGCGCCCCCGGCATATCCGCCCATGCGGTGGAGAAAAAGACCGGTTTTTCCGTGACCTACGGTCCGGTCCGGGCCCGGGATATACCAACATTCATGAAGAACGGGCGAATGGCCGACCCCGGCATGCGCCGGGTCCGTTTCACATTGACCGACCGTTTAGTTGTGTCTCTGTTGGAACTGTCGCAAGCCTGGCTGAAGGGATTTTGGATATCTGTCATCATATGGCTATTGTTCTCGTTCGGTCCGGCCGGTTTCCAGTTGTCCTTGGGCTGGCAGCGGGCGGGATTTGTGATAGCAGGTCTGTGGACGGCTATCCTGGCCGGCACGGTGCTGACAGCCGCGCTGCTGCCGGTTCTTCCCGGCAGGATGTTCTCATTCAAGGGCGCGGTCGCCGGTCTGCTGTCGGGCGTGTTGCTTGTTGTTGTCTCGAATTATTTTCGCTGGTTTTCCGTGTACCCCTTCCCGGCGTTATCGTTGATACTTTTAATGTCGGCTATTTCGGCCTATTTGGCTATGAACTTTACCGGCGCGTCAACCTTTACTTCGCTATCGGGAGTCAAGAAAGAAATTAAGCATTCGATGCCCTGGATCATCGGCGCGATAGCTTTGTCGGCGGGATTGCAAATGCTATGCCTGTTTCGGATAATATAA
- a CDS encoding rhodanese-like domain-containing protein, whose translation MKNYFDKKGLLIAGLAHLSGKEALEEARNGALFIDLRAPIETDYKKFDVPEVLYLPDPELKSRLGELPKDRPLIIADSVGLRSKAAVKYLMDQGFPNAANLNGGILDWERDGLPIKIDQSKQLSGSCTCRLKPQGKK comes from the coding sequence ATGAAAAATTACTTCGATAAAAAAGGCCTGCTGATAGCGGGGCTGGCACACCTTTCCGGCAAGGAGGCGCTGGAGGAGGCACGGAACGGCGCGCTGTTCATAGATCTGCGGGCGCCGATCGAGACCGATTATAAGAAATTCGATGTGCCGGAAGTGCTTTACCTGCCTGATCCGGAGCTCAAATCCCGGCTGGGCGAGCTTCCAAAAGACAGGCCCTTGATCATAGCTGATTCGGTGGGCCTGCGCAGCAAGGCGGCGGTAAAATATCTAATGGATCAGGGTTTTCCCAACGCGGCCAATCTCAACGGCGGGATACTTGACTGGGAACGCGACGGCCTGCCGATTAAGATAGACCAAAGCAAACAGCTCTCGGGCTCCTGCACTTGCAGGTTGAAACCGCAGGGAAAAAAATAA